A single Numenius arquata chromosome 1, bNumArq3.hap1.1, whole genome shotgun sequence DNA region contains:
- the TMEM45A gene encoding transmembrane protein 45A: MGNFKGHALPGSFFLLFGLWWSVKYPLKYACRKNKNACYLGSRAGFQRLEFVEGIIKAVFALIGMVAEQFVPDGPHLKLYNYEEKHWDHLMNWQHATMYLFYGISGLVDIVAHGTNALPVAMDRMMLSLAVFIEGFLFCYHLHGRAMLDVHVHQLLLFAIFGAAVCIFLEVFFRGSIVLEMLRTSLCILQGSWFWQIGFVLYPPNGSPEWNQMDHTNMMFLTMCYCWHYAFAFLILAVNYTIVSWAVRSKVKQSQSMEMGLLKTSERDQESEDEI; this comes from the exons ATGGGCAATTTCAAAGGGCATGCCCTCCCTggaagctttttccttctttttggctTATGGTGGTCAGTGAAGTATCCACTGAAGTATGCCTGTCGAAAAAACAAGAATGCTTGCTACCTTGGTTCCAGAGCAGGATTTCAGCGCCTGGAGTTTGTTGAGGGGATCATCAAAGCTGTCTTTGCCCTGATTG GAATGGTGGCTGAGCAGTTTGTTCCCGATGGACCTCATCTGAAGTTGTATAATTATGAGGAAAAGCACTGGGATCACCTGATGAACTGGCAACATGCCACCATGTACCTCTTCTATGGCATTTCAGGGTTGGTTGACATTGTGGCTCATGGGACCAACGCATTGCCAGTGGCCATGGACAGGATGATGCTTTCCTTAGCAGTGTTTATTGAAG GCTTTCTCTTTTGCTACCATCTTCATGGGAGAGCCATGCTGGATGTTCATGTTCATCAGTTACTGCTATTTGCGATCTTTGGAGCAGCTGTTTGCATATTTCTGGAAGTTTTCTTCCGTGGCAGTATTGTGCTTGAGATGCTCCGCACAAGCCTCTGCATATTACAAGGCAGCTGGTTCTGGCAG attGGTTTTGTGCTTTATCCTCCAAATGGGAGCCCAGAGTGGAATCAGATGGATCATACTAATATGATGTTCCTGACCATGTGTTATTGCTGGCATTACGCCTTTGCTTTTCTTATACTTGCAGTGAATTACACAATCGTCAGCTG ggCAGTTCGTTCAAAGGTTAAACAGTCCCAGTCCATGGAAATGGGATTACTGAAAACATCTGAACGAGATCAGGAGTCAGAAGATGAAATTTAG